Within the Magnetospirillum sp. ME-1 genome, the region GGACCTCGTCGTGGCGATACAGCACCTTGTCGAATTGCGGTTCGAGATTCATCCGGCAACCTTCGTCAATGTCATCCCGACGACCATCGGGAGGAGGGATCTCAGTCTGATCCGTCGGTTCAATGTCGGCACCTTGCCATCAAGCGGAGATTCCTCGCTCCGCTCGGAATGACAAGACTCTTTTCTACTCATCCAGGCGGAACAGGGTCCGCAGCGTCTTTTCCATGGCGCGCCACTCGGCGCCTTCGGAGGCGATGTCCTTCATGGCCTCGCTGGGCGCGTGCAGCAGCCGGTTGACCAGCAGCCTCGTCGCCTCGGCGGCGTCATTGCCGGCTTCAGCCAGCGCCTGTTCACGGACTTCGTCGAAGCGGGCGCGAAGGGCGACGATGGCGGGCACCGCGGCCCGCGCCGCCCGGCCCCGCAGGAAGGCCTGGGCCTCGGCCTCGACGATATCGCGCGCCGCACGCGCCGCGGCCTCGCGGGTGGCGCGGCCTTCCAGCGCCACCTTCTCCAGGTCGGCCAGATCGTAGAGAAAGGCGCCGTCCACCCGGTTCACCGCCGGCTCGATGTCGCCGGGAATGCCGGCATCCACCAGGAAGACCGGCTTTCTGCGGCGCTTCTTCAGCGCGTTGGTCACCATCTCGGCGGTGACCGACACGGTGCGCGCGCCGACGCAGGTCAGCACCACGTCGAACGAGGCCAGGGATTCGCGCAATTCCTCGAAGGCCAGCACATGGCCGTCCAGCGACTTCGCCACCGCCTCGGCGCGGGCGGCCCGCGGCGCGGTGACCGAGATGTCCTTCAACCCGGCGGCCAGCAGGCTTTCCGCCACCAATTCGCCCATCTCGCCGGTGCCCACCAGCAGGACGCGCAAGCCCCCCAGATCGCCATGCAGGTCGCGGGCGGTCTGGACGGCGGCCGCCGCGATGCTGACCGGTCCCTCGCCGATGGAGGTCTCGCTGCGCACCCGTTTGGCCACGGCGAAGGCGGCCTGGAGGAAGTGGTCCAGCTCGCCGCCGCAGCACCCGGCATCGCGGGCCAGCCGGTGGGCGGCCTTGACCTGGCCGGTGACATGGGGCTCGCCGATCACCAGGGAATCCAGCGAGGCGGTGACGGTGAAGCCATGGCGCACGGCATCGCCGCCCGACAGGGTGTAGAGATGGGCCGCAAGGGTTGCGGGCTCCAGCCCGGCCCGGGCGGCCAGGGCCTCGCCCACCAGCCGGGCGGCATGGGCGGGGTCCATGTCCTCGGCCCAAACCTCCACCCGGTCGCAGGTGGCCAGCACCAGGGCCTCGGCCAGCCCGGCCCGCTTCACCCCCTCGAGGAAGGCGGGGGCCGAAGCGTCATCGACGAACAGCGCATCGCGCAGGGACAGCGACGCCGACCGATGGTTGGCGCCGACGACGACCAGACGATGCGCGGACCCACTCACCCCCGAAGCCCCGCTACGACTTGCGGCCGAGGTAATCCTCCAGCTGCGCCAGCGGCACCTCGTCCTGGGTGGAAGCGTCCAGGTCGCGAATGGTGATTGCGGCCCGCGCCGCCTCCTCCTCGCCCAGGATCACGGCGAAGCGGGCATTGACCTTGGCAGCCCGCGCCATGCGCTTCTTCATGTTGCCGGAAAAGCCCATCTCGACGCTGCGACCCGTGCGGCGAAGACGCTCGGCCACCACCAGGGCGGCCATGGCATCGCCCATGGGAATGACGCTGATGGGGCGGATTTCGTCGGCCACCTCGCCTACCAGCATGGACAGGCGCTCGACGCCGGCGGCCCAGCCGATGCCCGGGGTGCGCGCGCCTCCCATGGTGGCGATCAGCTCGTCATAGCGGCCACCGGCCAGCACGGTGCCCTGCGAGCCCAGCTCGGTGGTGGTGAACTCGAAGGCGGTATGGCAGTAGTAATCCAGGCCGCGCACCAGCTTAGGGTTAATGATGAACGGAATGCCCAGCGCGTGCAGCCCGTCGGTCACCTGGGTGAAGAACTCGCGGGCGGCGGGCGACAGCGAGTCGGTCATCAGCGGCGCGTTCTCGACGATGCGGCGGTCGCCCTCGTCCTTGGAATCCAGGATGCGCAGCGGATTGCGTTCCAGCCGGTTGCGGCTGTCCTCGGACAGCGAGGCGCGAAAACCCGACAGATAGGCCACTAGGGTGTTGCGGTAGGCCTCGCGGCTTTCGGCGTCACCCAGGGTGTTGATCTCGAGCCGCACCTTGGACGCCAGGCCCAGTTCGGACAGCACCCGCCAGGCCAGGGCGATGACCTCGATGTCGGCCAGCGGCGATTCGACGCCCAGCAGTTCGACACCCACCTGATGGAACTGGCGCAGACGCCCCTTCTGGGGGCGCTCGTGGCGGAACATGGGGCCGCGGTAGAACAATTTCAGCGGCAGCGACTGCGCCAGCCCGCCCGAGATGAAGGCCCGCGCCACGCCGGCGGTGCCCTCGGGACGCAGCGTGATGGATTCGCCCGAACGGTCGGCGAAGGTGTACATCTCCTTGGTCACCACGTCCGAGGTCTCGCCCAGGGTGCGGGCGAACACGTCGGTGAACTCGAAGATGGGGGTCATGATCTCGCCGAAGCCGTAGCGCCGGGCGGCGGAGAAGGCGATCTCCTCCATCTTGCGGTGACGGCGGGACTCGTCGGGCAGCAGATCGTGGGTGCCGCGAACCGGTTGCAGGCTGGACAAAATCAGCTTCCCTTTTGCTTGGCGGCCTCGATCTCGGCGGCGCGCGCCTCGACCAGTTCGACGATGTGATCCACCATGGACTTGCCATCCACGTTGTGGTCGGGCGAGCCGCCGATATAGACCTTGTGGCTGTCGGCCCCGCCGCCGGTGATGCCCACCATGGTCTCGCGGGCCTCGCCGGGGCCGTTGACCACGCAGCCCAGGATGGACAGGGTCACGGGGGCACGCACGTGCGACAGGCGGTTCTCCAGGGTCTCCACCGTCTTGATGACGTCGAAGCCCTGACGCGCACAGGACGGGCACGAGACGATGCGCACGCCGCGATGGCGCAGGTCCAGCGCTTTGAGCATCTCGAAGCCGACCTTGACCTCCTCGGTGACGTCGGCCGAGAGGGAAACGCGCAGCGTATCGCCGATGCCCTGCCACAGCAGCGAGCCGATGCCGATGGACGACTTCACCGTGCCGCCGATCAGGCCGCCGGCCTCGGTGATGCCGAGATGAAGGGGATAGTCGCAGGCCTTGGCCAGGCCCTGATAGGCGGCCACGGCCAGGAACACGTCGGAGGCCTTCACGGCGATCTTGAACTCGAAGAAGTCGTTGTCTTCCAGCAGCTTGGCGTGTTCCAGCGCGCTTTCCACCAGGGCTTCCGGGCAGGGCTCGCCGTACTTGTCCAAAAGGTGCTTGTCCAGCGAGCCGGCATTGACGCCGATGCGCATGGAGCAGCCGTGATCCTTGGCGGCCTTGACCACTTCGCGCACCCGCTCGTGCGAGCCGATATTGCCGGGATTGATGCGCAGGCAGGCGGCGCCGGCCTCGGCCGCCTCGATGCCGCGCTTGTAGTGGAAATGGATGTCGGCGATCAGCGGCACCGGCGATTCCTTGGCGATCTGCCTGAACGCCCTGGTCGAATCCTCGTCGGGGCAGGAGACGCGCACCAGATCGGCGCCGGCATCGGCGGCCCGCCTGATCTGCTCCAGCGTCCCCTTGACGTCGGTGGTCAGCGTGTTGGTCATGGTCTGCACCGAGATGGGGGCATCGCCGCCGACCAGCACCGAACCGACACGGATTTGCCGCGACTTGCGCCGGGCGATTTCACGGTAGGGCCGCAGACTCATGGGACACTCTCGCTGTACAAAAGGGGCCTTCGCCCCGGCCGGCGGTGAGGCCGGTCGGGGCGAGGCGTTATAACGCATTCAGGCCAAGCTCCGAAAGCGACAACCTGTTTAGGGTTATCAGCCGCCGGCCGCCAGCTTGTCGGGATCAAGCCGGATGTCGCGCCGGACCTGCCCCGCCGAACCCAGCGCCGGAGCCTTGCGGCCGTCCACGCTGACCTCGAGCGAACCGGCATTGCCCACCATCAGGTTGAGCCCCGAGCGGTTGGGAACCCGGAAGCTGTCGCCCTTGCGCAGCAGACGGCTCATCAGCAGCGACCCGTCCACCTCGCGCACCTGAATCCAGCAATCGTCGCCGGTGGCCTTCAGCACCACGCGGGCATCGGCATACTCGGTGCCATAGACCTTGCCATCCGGAGTGGAAGTGGCGGCCTCGGCCTTGGGCGGCTCCA harbors:
- the hemA gene encoding glutamyl-tRNA reductase → MSGSAHRLVVVGANHRSASLSLRDALFVDDASAPAFLEGVKRAGLAEALVLATCDRVEVWAEDMDPAHAARLVGEALAARAGLEPATLAAHLYTLSGGDAVRHGFTVTASLDSLVIGEPHVTGQVKAAHRLARDAGCCGGELDHFLQAAFAVAKRVRSETSIGEGPVSIAAAAVQTARDLHGDLGGLRVLLVGTGEMGELVAESLLAAGLKDISVTAPRAARAEAVAKSLDGHVLAFEELRESLASFDVVLTCVGARTVSVTAEMVTNALKKRRRKPVFLVDAGIPGDIEPAVNRVDGAFLYDLADLEKVALEGRATREAAARAARDIVEAEAQAFLRGRAARAAVPAIVALRARFDEVREQALAEAGNDAAEATRLLVNRLLHAPSEAMKDIASEGAEWRAMEKTLRTLFRLDE
- the ispG gene encoding flavodoxin-dependent (E)-4-hydroxy-3-methylbut-2-enyl-diphosphate synthase; this encodes MSLRPYREIARRKSRQIRVGSVLVGGDAPISVQTMTNTLTTDVKGTLEQIRRAADAGADLVRVSCPDEDSTRAFRQIAKESPVPLIADIHFHYKRGIEAAEAGAACLRINPGNIGSHERVREVVKAAKDHGCSMRIGVNAGSLDKHLLDKYGEPCPEALVESALEHAKLLEDNDFFEFKIAVKASDVFLAVAAYQGLAKACDYPLHLGITEAGGLIGGTVKSSIGIGSLLWQGIGDTLRVSLSADVTEEVKVGFEMLKALDLRHRGVRIVSCPSCARQGFDVIKTVETLENRLSHVRAPVTLSILGCVVNGPGEARETMVGITGGGADSHKVYIGGSPDHNVDGKSMVDHIVELVEARAAEIEAAKQKGS
- the hisS gene encoding histidine--tRNA ligase, producing the protein MSSLQPVRGTHDLLPDESRRHRKMEEIAFSAARRYGFGEIMTPIFEFTDVFARTLGETSDVVTKEMYTFADRSGESITLRPEGTAGVARAFISGGLAQSLPLKLFYRGPMFRHERPQKGRLRQFHQVGVELLGVESPLADIEVIALAWRVLSELGLASKVRLEINTLGDAESREAYRNTLVAYLSGFRASLSEDSRNRLERNPLRILDSKDEGDRRIVENAPLMTDSLSPAAREFFTQVTDGLHALGIPFIINPKLVRGLDYYCHTAFEFTTTELGSQGTVLAGGRYDELIATMGGARTPGIGWAAGVERLSMLVGEVADEIRPISVIPMGDAMAALVVAERLRRTGRSVEMGFSGNMKKRMARAAKVNARFAVILGEEEAARAAITIRDLDASTQDEVPLAQLEDYLGRKS